One genomic window of Acidovorax radicis includes the following:
- a CDS encoding amidohydrolase family protein has translation MSLIIDCHGHYTTAPKALENWRNAQIAGIKDPAAMPKVSDLHISDDELRESIETNQLKLMKERGSDITLFSPRASFMAHHIGDFNVSSTWAAICNELCYRVSTLFPDHFVPVAMLPQSPGVDPATCIPELEKCVHEYGAVGINLNPDPSGGHWTSPPLTDKHWYPIYEKMVEYDLPAMIHVSTSCNACFHTTGAHYLNADTTAFMQLIQGDLFKDFPTLKFLIPHGGGAVPYHWGRFRGLAQEMKKPLLDEHLMNNVYFDTCVYHQPGIDLLNTVIPVKNVLFASEMIGAVRGIDPTTGNYYDDTKRYIEASKILSAEDKHQIYEANTRRVFSRLDSRLKAKGL, from the coding sequence ATGAGCCTCATCATCGACTGCCACGGCCACTACACCACGGCCCCCAAGGCGCTGGAGAACTGGCGCAATGCACAGATCGCCGGCATCAAAGACCCGGCGGCCATGCCCAAAGTGTCCGACCTGCACATCAGCGACGACGAGCTGCGCGAGTCCATCGAGACCAACCAGCTCAAGCTGATGAAAGAGCGCGGCAGCGACATCACGCTGTTCAGCCCGCGCGCCAGCTTTATGGCCCACCACATTGGCGACTTCAATGTCTCCAGCACCTGGGCGGCCATCTGCAACGAGCTGTGCTACCGCGTCTCCACGCTGTTCCCCGACCACTTTGTGCCCGTGGCCATGCTGCCGCAGTCGCCCGGTGTCGATCCGGCCACCTGCATCCCCGAGCTGGAAAAGTGCGTGCATGAATACGGTGCCGTGGGCATCAACCTCAACCCTGATCCTTCTGGCGGCCACTGGACCAGCCCCCCGCTGACCGACAAGCACTGGTACCCCATCTACGAAAAAATGGTGGAGTACGACCTGCCCGCCATGATCCACGTGAGCACCAGCTGCAACGCGTGCTTCCACACCACCGGCGCGCACTACCTGAACGCCGACACCACGGCCTTCATGCAGCTGATCCAGGGCGACCTGTTCAAGGACTTCCCCACGCTCAAGTTCCTGATCCCGCATGGCGGCGGTGCGGTGCCTTACCACTGGGGTCGCTTCCGAGGCCTGGCGCAGGAGATGAAGAAGCCGCTGCTCGACGAGCACCTGATGAACAACGTGTACTTCGACACCTGCGTGTACCACCAGCCCGGCATCGACCTGCTCAACACCGTGATCCCGGTGAAGAACGTGCTGTTCGCCAGCGAAATGATCGGCGCGGTGCGTGGCATCGACCCCACCACCGGCAACTACTACGACGACACCAAGCGCTACATCGAGGCGTCCAAGATCCTGAGTGCCGAAGACAAGCACCAGATCTACGAAGCCAACACGCGCCGCGTGTTCTCCCGACTCGATTCACGCCTGAAGGCAAAGGGGCTCTGA
- a CDS encoding substrate-binding domain-containing protein, which translates to MATRQVLADLVAGFAQQSGTQAAIESVGGVDAAKRVAAGEAFDVVILASDAIDKLLAAGHLLPGSKVDWVHSGVAVAVPAGAPLPDLSNEDAVRNAVLAAPSISLSTGPSGVALSKLFERWGIADQIAPRMVQAPPGVPVGSLVAKGEVALGFQQLSELLHVQGIQIVGPLPPAIQITTTFSASIGALSQQPEAARALLAYLASPAAAEAKRKQGMEPA; encoded by the coding sequence ATGGCCACGCGCCAGGTGCTGGCCGATCTGGTGGCCGGTTTTGCGCAGCAATCGGGCACGCAGGCCGCCATCGAATCGGTGGGCGGCGTGGACGCGGCCAAGCGCGTGGCGGCCGGTGAGGCGTTCGACGTGGTCATCCTGGCCTCCGACGCCATCGACAAGCTTTTGGCCGCAGGCCATTTGCTGCCCGGCAGCAAGGTGGACTGGGTGCACTCCGGCGTGGCCGTGGCCGTGCCTGCAGGCGCGCCGCTGCCCGACCTGTCGAACGAAGACGCCGTGCGCAATGCCGTGCTGGCCGCGCCCAGCATCAGCCTGTCCACCGGCCCCAGCGGCGTGGCGCTGAGCAAACTGTTTGAGCGCTGGGGCATTGCCGATCAGATCGCCCCGCGCATGGTGCAGGCGCCCCCCGGCGTGCCCGTGGGCTCGCTGGTGGCCAAGGGCGAGGTGGCGTTGGGCTTTCAGCAACTGAGCGAGCTGCTGCACGTGCAGGGCATCCAGATCGTGGGCCCGCTGCCACCGGCCATCCAGATCACCACCACGTTTTCAGCGAGCATTGGCGCGTTGTCGCAGCAGCCGGAAGCCGCCCGCGCCTTGCTGGCCTACCTGGCCTCTCCGGCCGCTGCCGAAGCCAAACGCAAGCAGGGCATGGAGCCCGCCTGA
- a CDS encoding LysR substrate-binding domain-containing protein, giving the protein MDLKQIEYFVRVAELGSFTRASVVLDIAQPALSRQVRLLEVELRQNLLVRNGRGATPTEAGKLLLEHGRGILHQVERAREELGRVRGALAGRVAIGLPPSIAKVLTVPLTRAFRVKMPDAALAISEGLSVAMRESLTTGLLDIALLYNTTPAPGIETTALLEEDLFLVQRRPAGAATVDPAPLALDELPRFPLVIPTRPNSIRMLVESELAARGKRPQISLEIDGVAAILDLVADGAGCAVLPMNAVTTSGKPEVFFTRPIQAASVDGADMGLLRSKLFLAVSSQRPATLTQQAMAELIRTTLQALYRAP; this is encoded by the coding sequence ATGGACCTCAAGCAGATCGAATACTTTGTGCGGGTGGCCGAGCTGGGTAGCTTTACCCGCGCCTCGGTGGTGCTGGACATTGCCCAGCCCGCCCTGAGCCGCCAGGTGCGCCTGCTGGAGGTGGAGCTGCGCCAGAACCTGCTGGTGCGCAATGGCCGGGGCGCCACGCCCACCGAGGCGGGCAAGCTGCTGCTGGAGCACGGGCGCGGCATCTTGCACCAGGTGGAACGCGCCCGCGAGGAGCTGGGCCGCGTGCGCGGCGCCCTGGCCGGGCGTGTGGCCATCGGCCTGCCGCCCAGCATTGCCAAGGTGCTGACCGTGCCGCTGACCCGCGCCTTCCGCGTGAAGATGCCCGACGCGGCGCTGGCCATCAGCGAGGGGCTGTCGGTGGCCATGCGCGAGTCGCTGACCACCGGGCTGCTCGACATTGCGCTGCTCTACAACACCACGCCCGCGCCGGGCATCGAGACCACGGCGCTGCTGGAGGAAGACCTGTTCCTGGTGCAGCGGCGGCCCGCAGGGGCGGCCACGGTGGACCCCGCACCGCTGGCGCTTGACGAGCTGCCCCGCTTTCCGCTGGTCATCCCCACACGGCCCAATTCCATTCGCATGCTCGTGGAGTCTGAACTGGCCGCACGCGGCAAGCGCCCCCAGATCAGCCTGGAGATCGACGGTGTGGCCGCCATCCTGGACCTGGTGGCCGATGGTGCTGGCTGTGCCGTGCTGCCCATGAATGCGGTCACCACGTCGGGCAAACCCGAGGTGTTTTTCACCCGGCCGATCCAGGCGGCCAGCGTCGACGGTGCCGACATGGGGCTTTTGCGCAGCAAACTGTTTCTGGCCGTGAGCTCACAGCGCCCCGCCACACTCACGCAGCAGGCGATGGCGGAGCTGATTCGCACCACCTTGCAGGCGCTTTACAGGGCGCCGTGA
- a CDS encoding tripartite tricarboxylate transporter substrate binding protein — translation MAVDRRTLFLWLVASLGAGVGPVSAQTRFPSRPLRIVVPNAAGGAADITARTVAQKMAGPLGQSVVIDNKPSAGGVVAGDLVARAEPDGYTLLLVSSGTAVSAALFSKLPFDTLKDFAPVSLLATFDLAVVVREGGRFKTLADLLAYARAHPGQLNIGTPQIGTTQHLAAELFKVTAGVDAQVVPFNGTPPVITALRGGEIDVMIDILGGLMPQIGAKALRPLAVMGAERAPQLPDVPALRESAGPWTGFNVTSWNGLAVPAKTPAAVVDRLSREVQAALAQPEVKKRLLELNLNAQGSTLAQLRDRLAADVQRWSDVIVRAKIAKQ, via the coding sequence ATGGCCGTTGACCGCCGTACCCTTTTTCTCTGGCTGGTCGCCAGCCTTGGCGCTGGTGTGGGCCCTGTGTCTGCTCAGACCCGCTTTCCGTCACGCCCACTGCGCATCGTGGTGCCCAATGCGGCCGGTGGTGCGGCTGACATCACGGCACGCACAGTGGCGCAGAAGATGGCGGGCCCGCTGGGGCAAAGTGTGGTCATCGACAACAAGCCCAGCGCCGGAGGCGTGGTGGCCGGCGACCTGGTGGCGCGCGCTGAGCCAGACGGCTACACGCTGCTGCTGGTGAGCAGCGGCACGGCGGTCAGTGCGGCACTTTTCAGCAAGCTGCCGTTTGACACGCTCAAGGACTTTGCTCCCGTGTCGTTGCTGGCCACCTTTGATCTCGCGGTGGTGGTGCGTGAGGGTGGGCGCTTCAAGACCCTGGCCGATTTGCTGGCGTATGCGCGTGCACATCCGGGCCAGCTCAATATCGGCACCCCCCAGATTGGCACCACGCAGCACCTGGCGGCGGAGCTGTTCAAGGTGACGGCAGGTGTGGATGCGCAGGTCGTCCCCTTCAATGGCACACCGCCCGTCATCACCGCGCTGCGGGGCGGCGAGATAGACGTGATGATCGACATCCTCGGTGGGCTCATGCCCCAGATCGGCGCCAAGGCTTTGCGCCCCCTGGCCGTGATGGGGGCCGAGCGCGCCCCCCAACTGCCTGATGTGCCTGCGTTGCGCGAAAGCGCGGGTCCGTGGACCGGGTTCAACGTGACCTCGTGGAACGGCCTGGCCGTGCCCGCCAAAACACCCGCTGCGGTGGTGGATCGCTTATCGCGCGAGGTGCAGGCCGCACTGGCGCAGCCCGAGGTCAAAAAACGCCTGCTGGAGTTGAACCTCAACGCGCAAGGCAGTACACTTGCGCAATTGCGCGACCGGCTTGCCGCCGATGTGCAGCGCTGGAGCGATGTGATCGTGCGCGCGAAGATCGCCAAACAGTAG
- a CDS encoding ABC transporter ATP-binding protein — translation MSKTELLRIEGLSAGYGEAVVLQGVSLALPEGDTLALLGRNGTGKTTLINTLAGATRQHAGTVSLAGVALHKLPPHERAAAGIGWVPQERNIFKSLTVHENLTAVARPGRKGSTARQWTPERVYEMFPRLAERKTNLGTQLSGGEQQMLAVGRALVLNPRLLLLDEPLEGLAPIIVEELLRAIRRITREEGLSAIIVEQHPQAILAISDRADVLDRGTVVHAGTAAELSAQPELLDRLLGVAR, via the coding sequence ATGTCTAAGACAGAACTCTTGCGCATCGAGGGCCTGAGCGCAGGCTATGGCGAGGCCGTGGTGCTGCAAGGCGTTTCACTGGCCCTGCCCGAGGGTGACACGCTGGCCCTGCTGGGCCGCAATGGCACGGGCAAGACCACGCTCATCAACACGCTGGCCGGCGCCACGCGCCAGCACGCGGGCACGGTGAGCCTGGCGGGCGTGGCGCTGCACAAGCTGCCCCCGCATGAGCGCGCAGCGGCCGGCATCGGCTGGGTGCCGCAAGAGCGCAACATCTTCAAGTCGCTCACCGTGCACGAGAACCTCACGGCCGTGGCGCGCCCGGGCCGCAAAGGCTCGACCGCTCGGCAATGGACGCCCGAGCGCGTGTACGAGATGTTCCCGCGTCTGGCCGAACGCAAGACCAATCTGGGCACGCAGCTGTCCGGTGGCGAGCAGCAGATGCTCGCCGTGGGCCGCGCGCTGGTGCTCAACCCACGCCTGCTGCTGCTCGACGAGCCGCTCGAAGGCCTGGCGCCCATCATTGTGGAAGAGCTGCTGCGCGCCATCCGCCGCATCACGCGCGAAGAGGGCCTGTCGGCCATCATCGTGGAGCAGCACCCCCAGGCCATCCTGGCCATCTCCGACCGCGCGGACGTGCTGGACCGAGGCACGGTGGTGCATGCCGGCACGGCTGCCGAATTGAGCGCGCAGCCCGAGCTGCTCGACCGCTTGTTGGGTGTTGCGAGGTAA
- a CDS encoding ABC transporter ATP-binding protein, which yields MNISTSTTVLSAQGLVKRFGGITATNNVTLNLKQGARHALIGPNGAGKTTLINLLTGVLEPTEGSITLEGQDITRLAPHQRVQRGMVRTFQINQLFDTLTPLETLALTVSQQQGLGGKWWQPLGARRAVTERCEQLLEQFHLTSVMAEQTRVLAYGKRRLLEIAIALACEPRVLLLDEPVAGVPAGEREELLQTVAALPADVSVLLIEHDMDLVFSFANRMTVLVNGTVLTEGDPDTIANDAQVKAVYLGHGESSSDAGPPQGTRAPLGGSEPRAAGSVGAGGLHV from the coding sequence ATGAATATCTCTACCTCCACCACCGTGCTATCGGCCCAGGGTCTTGTCAAGCGTTTTGGCGGCATCACCGCCACCAACAACGTCACGCTGAACCTGAAGCAGGGTGCGCGCCATGCGCTCATCGGCCCCAACGGCGCGGGCAAGACCACGCTCATCAACCTGCTGACCGGCGTGCTGGAGCCCACCGAAGGCTCCATCACGCTGGAAGGCCAGGACATCACGCGCCTGGCGCCGCACCAGCGCGTGCAGCGCGGCATGGTGCGCACGTTCCAGATCAACCAGCTGTTCGATACCCTCACGCCGCTGGAGACGCTGGCGCTCACCGTGTCGCAGCAGCAAGGCCTGGGCGGCAAATGGTGGCAGCCGCTGGGCGCGCGCCGCGCCGTCACCGAGCGCTGCGAGCAGTTGCTGGAGCAGTTCCACCTCACCTCCGTCATGGCCGAGCAAACGCGCGTGCTGGCTTATGGCAAGCGCCGCCTGCTGGAGATCGCCATTGCGCTGGCCTGCGAGCCGCGCGTGCTGCTGCTGGACGAGCCCGTGGCCGGTGTGCCGGCGGGCGAGCGTGAGGAGCTGCTGCAGACCGTGGCGGCACTGCCCGCCGATGTGTCGGTGCTGTTGATCGAACACGATATGGACCTGGTTTTCAGCTTTGCCAACCGCATGACGGTGCTGGTCAACGGCACCGTGCTCACCGAGGGCGACCCCGACACCATCGCCAACGACGCGCAGGTGAAGGCCGTGTACCTCGGCCATGGGGAGTCATCGAGTGACGCCGGGCCGCCCCAAGGCACGAGGGCCCCCTTGGGGGGCAGCGAACCACGCGCAGCGGGGAGCGTGGGGGCGGGAGGTTTGCATGTCTAA
- a CDS encoding branched-chain amino acid ABC transporter permease has protein sequence MTPANSSPAADSLLRVRRFRWWEPLFWLLAFVAPFALPSHALIINEIAIVALFALSLDLILGYTGIVSLGHAAFFGLGGYAAALFAKHVMPDPLVGLAVGIAAAAVLGALASLTIMRGTDLTRLMVTLGVGLVMLELANKLDWLTGGADGLQGVVMGPLLGRFDFDLYGRTAAWYSLTVLVVFFLIARRIVQSPFGATLKAIRDNRLRAMAIGIPVTVKLAQVYTLAAALAGAAGALLTQTTGFASLDLFEFHRSADVMLILVIGGVGWLYGGILGAIGFKLLQDVISSVTPQYWTFWIGLFLVVLVLVGRERLFRPWNWFRK, from the coding sequence ATGACCCCCGCAAACTCTTCCCCTGCCGCAGATTCTTTGCTGCGTGTCCGGCGTTTTCGCTGGTGGGAGCCCCTCTTCTGGCTGCTCGCTTTTGTCGCACCGTTTGCACTCCCCAGCCACGCACTCATCATCAATGAAATCGCCATCGTGGCGCTGTTTGCCCTGTCGCTGGATTTGATTCTGGGCTATACCGGCATCGTCTCCTTGGGCCATGCGGCCTTCTTCGGCCTGGGGGGCTACGCGGCGGCCCTGTTTGCCAAACATGTCATGCCCGACCCGCTGGTGGGTTTGGCGGTGGGCATCGCAGCGGCTGCTGTGCTCGGGGCTTTGGCGTCTCTGACTATCATGCGGGGAACGGACCTGACCCGCCTCATGGTCACGCTGGGCGTGGGCCTCGTGATGCTGGAGCTTGCCAACAAGCTCGACTGGCTGACCGGCGGAGCCGATGGCCTGCAGGGCGTGGTGATGGGCCCATTGCTCGGCCGCTTCGACTTCGATCTGTATGGGCGCACGGCGGCGTGGTATTCGCTGACCGTGCTGGTGGTGTTCTTTCTGATCGCCCGGCGCATCGTGCAGTCACCGTTTGGTGCCACGCTCAAGGCGATCCGCGACAACCGGCTGCGTGCCATGGCCATCGGCATCCCGGTCACCGTCAAGCTCGCGCAGGTCTACACGCTGGCCGCTGCGCTGGCCGGTGCCGCCGGGGCGCTGCTCACGCAAACCACGGGCTTCGCGTCGCTCGACCTGTTCGAGTTTCACCGTTCCGCCGATGTGATGCTGATTCTGGTGATCGGCGGCGTGGGTTGGCTCTATGGTGGCATCCTGGGCGCCATAGGTTTCAAGCTGCTGCAGGACGTGATCTCGTCGGTCACGCCGCAATACTGGACCTTCTGGATCGGCCTGTTCCTGGTGGTGCTGGTGCTGGTCGGACGCGAGCGGTTGTTCCGCCCCTGGAACTGGTTTAGGAAATGA
- a CDS encoding branched-chain amino acid ABC transporter permease, producing the protein MLTILFDGVAYGMLLFILAVGLAVTMGLMNFINLAHGAFAMAGGYITVLLMQRLNVPFLVCLPLAFLGSALLGGVLERTLYRPLYHKSHLDQVLFSIGLVFMAVASVDYFVGSTQQIMQLPEWLKGRTEIGEGALMLGMGHYRLFIIAVCAALTVGLQYVLTKTRFGSRLRASVDDQRVAAGMGINVNIVFLSTFAFGSGLAGLGGALGAEVLGLDPSFPLKFMIYFLIVVAVGGTSSITGPLLAALLLGIADVAGKYYIPKLGAFIVYSLMIVILIWRPQGLFVRKGGK; encoded by the coding sequence ATGCTGACCATTCTTTTTGACGGCGTTGCCTACGGCATGCTGCTGTTCATTCTGGCGGTGGGTTTGGCCGTGACCATGGGGCTGATGAACTTCATCAACCTGGCGCACGGGGCTTTCGCCATGGCGGGGGGCTACATCACGGTGCTGCTGATGCAGCGGCTGAATGTGCCGTTTCTTGTGTGCCTGCCCCTGGCCTTCCTGGGCTCGGCCTTGCTGGGTGGGGTGCTGGAGCGCACCCTGTACCGGCCGCTCTATCACAAGTCCCATCTGGACCAGGTGCTTTTCTCGATCGGTCTCGTGTTCATGGCCGTGGCCAGCGTGGACTATTTTGTGGGCTCCACGCAGCAGATCATGCAGTTGCCCGAATGGCTCAAGGGCCGCACCGAGATCGGTGAGGGCGCGTTGATGCTGGGCATGGGGCACTACCGCCTGTTCATCATTGCGGTGTGCGCAGCGCTCACTGTAGGCCTGCAATATGTGCTCACCAAAACCCGCTTCGGCAGCCGCCTGCGCGCCAGCGTGGACGACCAGCGCGTGGCGGCCGGCATGGGCATCAACGTGAACATCGTGTTTTTGTCCACCTTTGCCTTTGGCTCTGGCCTCGCGGGCTTGGGCGGTGCGCTGGGCGCTGAAGTGCTGGGGCTCGACCCGAGCTTCCCGCTCAAGTTCATGATCTACTTTTTGATCGTGGTGGCCGTGGGTGGCACCTCGTCCATCACCGGCCCGCTGCTGGCCGCGCTGCTGCTGGGCATTGCCGACGTGGCGGGCAAGTACTACATCCCCAAACTCGGCGCTTTCATTGTGTACAGCCTCATGATCGTGATCCTGATCTGGCGCCCGCAAGGTCTATTTGTGCGCAAGGGAGGCAAATAA
- a CDS encoding ABC transporter substrate-binding protein, which yields MQKRHLLRASAAAAMALATGLAVLPASAQDNVFKIGLILPMTGQQATTGRQIEAAARLYMAQNGDTVAGKKVQLIVKDDTSLPDVTRRMAQELVVNEKVNVLAGMGITPSAMATAPLATQSKTPLVVMAAATSSITEASPYVVRTSFTLPQVSVALADWAPKNGIKKVVTLVSDYGPGIDAEKYFNQRLAFNGGQVTEALRVPLRNPDFAPFLQKVRDAKPDALFVFVPSGAGAAVMKQFLERGLDKAGIKLIATGDVTDDDQLNDMGDGALGVVTSHHYSAAHPSPQNKKFVEAFEKANKGLRPNFMAVGGYDGMRVIYEALKTTKGAGGGDALLAAMKGQVFESPRGKVFIDAQTRDIVQDVYLRKVERVNGQLYNVEFDMIKDVKDPGKTK from the coding sequence ATGCAAAAACGCCACCTTCTTCGTGCTTCGGCCGCTGCGGCCATGGCATTGGCGACCGGACTGGCCGTGCTGCCCGCATCGGCGCAAGACAATGTGTTCAAGATCGGCCTGATCCTGCCCATGACGGGCCAGCAAGCCACCACCGGCCGCCAGATCGAAGCGGCTGCCCGGCTTTACATGGCACAGAACGGCGACACAGTGGCTGGCAAGAAGGTGCAGCTCATCGTCAAAGACGACACCAGCCTGCCTGACGTGACGCGGCGCATGGCGCAAGAGCTGGTGGTGAACGAGAAGGTCAATGTGCTGGCCGGCATGGGCATCACGCCGTCGGCCATGGCGACCGCACCGCTGGCCACACAGTCCAAAACCCCTCTGGTGGTGATGGCGGCCGCAACGTCCAGCATTACCGAAGCATCGCCGTACGTGGTGCGCACCAGCTTCACGCTGCCGCAGGTGTCGGTGGCGCTGGCCGACTGGGCACCCAAGAACGGCATCAAGAAGGTGGTCACGCTGGTGAGCGATTACGGCCCCGGCATTGATGCCGAGAAATATTTCAACCAGCGCCTGGCTTTCAACGGCGGCCAGGTCACTGAGGCGCTGCGGGTGCCGCTGCGTAACCCCGACTTCGCTCCTTTCTTGCAAAAAGTGCGTGATGCCAAGCCCGATGCCCTGTTCGTTTTTGTGCCATCGGGTGCGGGTGCGGCGGTGATGAAGCAGTTTCTGGAGCGTGGGCTCGACAAGGCCGGCATCAAGCTGATCGCCACCGGCGATGTGACCGATGACGACCAGCTCAACGACATGGGCGACGGCGCGCTGGGCGTGGTCACTTCGCACCATTACTCGGCCGCGCACCCCTCGCCGCAGAACAAAAAATTTGTCGAAGCCTTCGAAAAGGCCAACAAAGGCCTGCGCCCCAATTTCATGGCCGTGGGTGGCTACGACGGCATGCGCGTGATCTATGAAGCGCTCAAGACCACCAAGGGTGCAGGCGGCGGCGATGCGCTGCTGGCGGCCATGAAGGGCCAGGTCTTCGAGAGCCCGCGCGGCAAGGTGTTCATCGACGCGCAGACGCGTGACATCGTGCAGGACGTTTATCTGCGCAAGGTGGAGCGCGTGAACGGCCAGCTGTACAACGTGGAGTTCGACATGATCAAGGATGTGAAGGACCCTGGCAAAACCAAGTAG